A part of Corynebacterium lactis RW2-5 genomic DNA contains:
- the nrdE gene encoding class 1b ribonucleoside-diphosphate reductase subunit alpha: MSDKGRQVAEPVGEGQLDYHALNALLNLYDENNKIQFDKDRQAARQFFLQHVNQNTVFFHNLKEKLDYLVENKYYEPEILEKYDFEDVKALFKQAYAHKFRFKSFLGAYKYYTSYTLKTFDGKRYLERYEDRVCMVALTLADGDLALASHLVDEIITGRFQPATPTFLNSGKAQRGEPVSCFLLRIEDNMESIGRAINSSLQLSKRGGGVALLLSNLREQGAPIKHIENQSSGVIPVMKLLEDSFSYANQLGARQGAGAVYLHAHHPDIMRFLDTKRENADEKIRIKSLSLGVVIPDITFELAKRNDDMYLFSPYDVERVYGKAFADINITENYDDMVEDPRIRKTKINARQFFQTIAEIQFESGYPYIMYEDTVNRANPIEGRVNMSNLCSEILQVNTPSKFNDDLSYSEIGEDISCNLGSLNIAMTMDSPDFSRTIETAIRGLTAVSEQTSIDSVPSVRKGNDGSHAIGLGQMNLHGYLGREQIHYGSEEALDFTNAYFAAVLFEALKASNKIARERGQKFANFENSDYASGKYFDSFDPADFQPKTERVKAIFGNSSVHVPNAEDWAQLKDDVMEHGLFNRNLQAVPPTGSISYINNSTSSIHPIASRIEIRKEGKIGRVYYPAPHMDNDNLEYFEDAYEIGYEKIIDTYAVATKYVDQGLSLTLFFKDTVSTRDINRAQIYAWRKGIKTLYYIRLRQVALEGTEVEGCVSCML, translated from the coding sequence GTGAGTGACAAGGGTCGACAGGTTGCCGAGCCGGTAGGCGAGGGGCAGCTCGATTACCACGCGCTGAATGCGCTGCTGAATCTCTACGATGAGAACAACAAGATTCAGTTCGACAAGGATCGTCAGGCGGCTCGCCAATTCTTCCTGCAGCACGTCAACCAGAACACCGTCTTTTTCCACAACCTGAAGGAAAAGCTCGACTACCTGGTTGAGAACAAGTACTACGAGCCGGAAATTCTCGAAAAGTACGATTTCGAGGACGTAAAAGCCCTGTTCAAGCAGGCCTATGCGCACAAGTTCCGCTTCAAATCCTTCCTGGGCGCGTACAAGTACTACACCTCGTACACGCTGAAGACCTTCGACGGAAAGCGCTACCTCGAGCGCTATGAGGACCGCGTCTGCATGGTCGCCCTTACGCTTGCCGACGGAGACCTTGCCCTGGCAAGCCACCTGGTTGACGAAATCATCACAGGTCGCTTCCAACCGGCAACCCCGACGTTTTTGAACTCCGGTAAGGCCCAGCGCGGCGAGCCGGTGTCCTGCTTCCTGCTGCGTATTGAGGACAATATGGAGTCGATCGGCCGCGCCATCAACTCCTCCCTGCAGCTGTCCAAGCGCGGCGGCGGCGTCGCTCTGCTGCTGAGCAACCTGCGTGAACAGGGCGCGCCGATTAAGCACATCGAGAACCAGTCCTCGGGCGTCATCCCGGTCATGAAGCTGCTGGAGGATTCCTTCTCCTACGCAAACCAGCTCGGCGCACGTCAGGGCGCAGGTGCCGTGTACCTGCACGCGCACCACCCGGACATCATGCGATTCCTCGACACCAAGCGTGAGAATGCGGACGAGAAGATTCGTATTAAGTCTCTCTCCCTCGGTGTGGTCATCCCGGATATCACCTTTGAGCTGGCCAAACGCAACGATGATATGTACCTGTTCAGCCCGTACGACGTCGAGCGCGTCTACGGTAAGGCCTTTGCGGATATCAACATCACCGAAAACTACGACGATATGGTCGAAGATCCGCGAATCCGCAAGACCAAGATCAACGCCCGTCAGTTCTTCCAGACCATCGCCGAGATTCAGTTCGAGTCGGGATACCCGTACATCATGTACGAAGACACCGTCAATCGCGCGAATCCGATCGAGGGCCGCGTGAACATGTCGAACCTCTGCTCGGAAATTCTGCAGGTCAACACCCCGTCGAAGTTCAACGACGACCTCTCCTACTCGGAAATCGGCGAGGACATCTCCTGTAACCTGGGCTCTTTGAATATCGCGATGACGATGGACTCTCCGGACTTCTCCCGCACCATCGAGACCGCAATTCGTGGGCTTACCGCGGTGTCGGAGCAGACCTCCATCGATTCGGTCCCGTCGGTACGCAAAGGCAACGACGGCTCCCACGCCATCGGCCTGGGGCAGATGAACCTGCACGGCTACCTCGGGCGCGAGCAGATTCACTACGGATCCGAGGAGGCCCTCGACTTCACGAACGCCTACTTTGCGGCTGTTCTCTTCGAGGCTCTGAAGGCCTCCAACAAGATTGCGCGCGAGCGGGGCCAGAAGTTCGCCAACTTCGAAAACTCCGACTACGCCAGCGGCAAGTACTTCGATAGCTTCGATCCGGCGGACTTCCAGCCGAAGACCGAGCGAGTGAAGGCAATCTTCGGAAACTCGAGCGTCCACGTTCCGAACGCGGAGGACTGGGCTCAGCTGAAGGACGATGTCATGGAGCACGGCCTGTTCAACCGCAACCTTCAGGCCGTCCCGCCGACGGGCTCGATTTCCTACATCAATAACTCGACGTCTTCGATCCACCCGATTGCCTCTCGCATCGAGATTCGCAAGGAGGGCAAGATTGGCCGCGTCTACTACCCGGCGCCGCACATGGACAACGACAACCTCGAGTACTTCGAGGACGCGTACGAGATTGGTTACGAGAAGATTATCGACACCTACGCGGTGGCGACGAAGTACGTCGACCAGGGCCTGTCGCTGACCCTGTTCTTCAAGGACACGGTCAGCACCCGTGACATCAACCGCGCCCAGATTTACGCATGGCGCAAGGGCATCAAGACCCTGTACTACATCCGTCTGCGCCAGGTCGCGCTGGAAGGTACCGAGGTCGAGGGTTGCGTGTCCTGCATGCTGTAG
- the deoD gene encoding purine-nucleoside phosphorylase has translation MSEKKNTPHINPKGAPIAETILLPGDPLRAKFIADTFLEDVVQFNDVRNMLGFTGTYQGTPVSVMGSGMGMPSIGIYSYELINFFEAKKVIRVGSIGALQADIPLYDVIVGASASTDSNFMDQYNLPGTYAPTASWKLLKGVVDEAERQNVHVHVGNILSSDVFYNDDETVNERWARMGVLGVEMESAALYAIAAKAGVDALGVFTVSDNIVKQQAISPEERQTAFAQMMELALPLAKI, from the coding sequence ATGTCCGAGAAGAAGAACACCCCGCATATCAACCCGAAGGGTGCGCCAATTGCGGAAACCATCCTCCTGCCGGGTGACCCGCTGCGCGCAAAGTTCATCGCAGATACTTTCCTGGAGGACGTTGTCCAGTTCAACGATGTCCGCAATATGCTCGGCTTCACAGGTACTTACCAGGGGACTCCGGTCTCGGTTATGGGCTCCGGCATGGGCATGCCGTCAATCGGGATCTACTCCTACGAGCTGATCAATTTCTTCGAGGCCAAGAAGGTCATTCGCGTCGGTTCCATCGGCGCCCTCCAGGCAGATATTCCGCTCTATGACGTCATCGTGGGCGCCTCGGCATCGACCGATTCCAATTTCATGGACCAGTACAACTTGCCCGGCACCTATGCTCCAACCGCATCGTGGAAGCTGCTCAAGGGCGTTGTCGACGAGGCCGAGAGGCAGAATGTTCACGTCCATGTTGGCAACATCCTTAGCTCGGATGTCTTCTACAACGACGACGAGACAGTCAACGAGCGCTGGGCTCGCATGGGCGTCCTCGGCGTAGAGATGGAGTCGGCGGCACTCTACGCAATTGCCGCGAAGGCCGGCGTAGACGCGCTGGGCGTTTTCACCGTGTCCGACAACATCGTCAAGCAGCAGGCCATCAGCCCGGAGGAGCGCCAGACCGCTTTCGCCCAGATGATGGAACTGGCCCTCCCGCTGGCGAAGATCTAA
- a CDS encoding MFS transporter, with protein sequence MSNTSTSSTGVAHNPAAPALNPKAAVPVLLFSFVFCLVLDNGFKFMTKPIAESLDLSVSTASLQATLAGILIGIGAVVYAALADSISIRKLMLVGVAFVAVGSLLGFFFQGIWAMVLIARIIQTAGLAAAETLYVIYVTKYLGEDDQKTYLGFSTAAFQGSMLIGTLTSGIVATYISWPVMFLIALILLLSVPSLIKKVPEEQQTKGKLDIFGLFLIAVIATAVMWFMQEFKLWWLLVAILGIALFVWHIRSHEGALVSPAFFTNARYVTSLVIVLVVYMVQLGYVAIVLPYMVDELYGISLDGAAYILAPGYLCAVIVGVLSGKIAKFLSSRQAIIAAICIIVVALLIPAVFVGASVATVVISMILFPSGFALMYAPLVATALESIPAEKTGVAIGFYNLTINIAVPVGIAVTAKLVDMRPTFLSSLTIASNESQGVAATNLWFLAGMALIGLAIYLVSDRVITSKAAARN encoded by the coding sequence ATGAGTAATACCTCCACCAGCTCCACCGGAGTCGCGCACAATCCCGCAGCTCCGGCATTGAACCCCAAGGCCGCAGTTCCCGTCCTACTGTTCTCGTTCGTCTTCTGCCTCGTGCTGGATAACGGCTTCAAGTTTATGACCAAGCCGATCGCGGAGTCGCTGGACCTTAGCGTTTCCACGGCCAGCCTGCAGGCAACTCTCGCCGGCATCCTCATCGGTATCGGTGCGGTCGTCTACGCAGCGCTGGCTGACAGCATCAGCATCCGCAAGTTGATGCTGGTCGGCGTCGCCTTCGTTGCGGTTGGCTCCCTGCTCGGTTTCTTCTTCCAGGGAATCTGGGCCATGGTCCTGATCGCCCGCATCATCCAGACTGCCGGCCTGGCCGCCGCGGAGACCCTATATGTGATCTACGTGACGAAGTACCTAGGCGAGGACGATCAAAAGACCTACCTCGGATTCTCCACTGCGGCATTCCAGGGGTCCATGCTGATCGGCACGCTGACCTCCGGTATCGTCGCCACGTACATCTCGTGGCCGGTGATGTTCCTCATCGCGCTGATTCTGCTGCTCAGCGTTCCCTCCCTTATTAAGAAGGTCCCCGAGGAGCAGCAGACGAAGGGCAAGCTCGATATTTTCGGCCTTTTCCTTATCGCCGTGATCGCAACTGCGGTTATGTGGTTCATGCAGGAGTTCAAGCTCTGGTGGCTCCTTGTTGCGATTCTGGGAATCGCGCTTTTCGTCTGGCACATCAGGTCCCACGAAGGAGCGCTGGTCAGCCCCGCGTTCTTCACCAATGCCCGCTACGTCACTTCTCTGGTGATTGTGCTGGTGGTCTACATGGTCCAGCTGGGATATGTCGCAATCGTTCTGCCGTACATGGTCGACGAGCTCTATGGAATCTCTCTCGATGGCGCCGCGTACATTCTCGCCCCTGGTTACCTGTGCGCAGTCATCGTGGGCGTGCTTTCCGGCAAGATCGCGAAATTCCTATCTTCGCGGCAGGCCATTATCGCCGCAATCTGCATCATCGTCGTGGCGCTACTGATTCCCGCGGTGTTCGTCGGAGCTTCCGTGGCCACGGTAGTCATCTCGATGATTCTGTTCCCGTCCGGCTTCGCGCTTATGTACGCGCCGCTGGTCGCGACCGCGCTGGAGAGCATCCCCGCGGAGAAGACCGGTGTCGCCATCGGCTTCTACAACCTGACTATCAACATCGCGGTGCCTGTCGGTATCGCAGTAACCGCGAAACTTGTCGATATGCGCCCGACCTTCCTGTCATCCCTGACGATTGCCTCGAATGAGTCGCAGGGTGTCGCCGCAACGAACCTTTGGTTCCTCGCTGGCATGGCGCTAATCGGCCTTGCCATTTACTTGGTTTCCGATCGCGTTATCACTTCCAAGGCTGCGGCTCGAAACTAG
- the nrdF gene encoding class 1b ribonucleoside-diphosphate reductase subunit beta codes for MNIDDCPPSTPAHREKHPEARECPIAAIDWNTIPDDKDLEVWDRLTGNFWLPEKIPLSNDIKSWNTLNALEQRTTMRVFTGLTMLDTIQGTVGAVSLIGDALTPHEEAVYTNIAFMESVHAKSYSSIFQTLASTPEINDAFRWSEENEYLQKKAKIIIDYYEGENPQKKKVASTLLESFLFYSGFYLPMYWSSHAKLTNTADIIRLIIRDEAVHGYYIGYKYQRNLEKLTQAERDELKDYTFDLLFDLYDNEIQYTEEMYDELGWTEDVKRFLRYNGNKALNNLGYEGMFPADETRVSPAILSALSPNADENHDFFSGSGSSYVMGKAEVTEDEDWDF; via the coding sequence ATGAATATCGACGATTGCCCACCCTCAACTCCGGCGCACCGCGAAAAGCACCCAGAGGCTCGCGAGTGCCCGATTGCGGCGATTGACTGGAATACCATTCCGGACGATAAGGACCTTGAGGTATGGGATCGGCTGACCGGTAACTTCTGGTTGCCGGAGAAGATTCCGCTATCGAACGACATTAAGAGCTGGAATACCCTCAACGCCCTCGAGCAGCGCACAACCATGCGCGTGTTCACTGGTCTGACCATGCTCGACACGATCCAGGGTACTGTCGGCGCCGTCTCCCTTATTGGCGATGCGCTGACTCCGCACGAGGAAGCCGTTTACACCAACATCGCGTTCATGGAATCCGTGCACGCGAAGAGCTACTCGTCGATTTTCCAGACTCTGGCATCCACACCGGAGATTAACGATGCCTTCCGATGGAGTGAGGAAAACGAGTACCTCCAGAAAAAGGCCAAGATCATCATTGATTACTACGAGGGCGAGAACCCGCAGAAGAAGAAGGTTGCCTCCACGCTGCTGGAGTCCTTCCTGTTCTACTCCGGCTTCTACCTCCCGATGTACTGGTCCAGCCATGCGAAGCTGACCAATACCGCGGACATTATTCGACTGATCATTCGTGATGAGGCCGTTCACGGTTACTACATCGGTTACAAGTATCAGCGAAACCTGGAGAAGCTGACGCAGGCGGAGCGCGACGAGCTGAAGGATTACACTTTCGACTTGCTCTTCGATCTCTACGACAACGAGATTCAGTACACCGAAGAGATGTACGACGAGCTCGGCTGGACTGAAGACGTCAAGCGCTTCCTGCGATACAACGGCAACAAGGCTCTAAACAACCTCGGTTACGAGGGCATGTTCCCGGCCGATGAGACTCGCGTGTCTCCGGCAATTCTCTCGGCGCTGTCTCCAAATGCCGACGAAAACCACGACTTCTTCTCTGGCTCCGGTTCTTCCTACGTCATGGGCAAGGCTGAGGTTACTGAAGACGAAGACTGGGATTTCTAA
- the ctaD gene encoding cytochrome c oxidase subunit I, with the protein MTAVAPRPDHGVVAPERPQPFGHGRKGSLAWDMLTTTDHKKLGIMYIIMSFSFFFVGGLMALLIRAELFQPGLQFLSNEQFNQMFTMHGTVMLLLFGTPIVWGFANYILPLQIGAPDVAFPRLNSFGFWLTTIGGILMLSGFLTPGGAADFGWTMYSPLSDPIHSPGVGSDLWIVGVGVGGVGTIASAINMTTTVLCLRAPGLTMFRMPIFTWNILVTSILALLIFPILTAAALGVLYDRKLGGHIYDPANGGAMLWQHLFWFFGHPEVYVLLLPFVGIITEVIPVFSRKPLFGYAGMVFATLSIAGLSMAVWAHHMFVTGGVLLPFFSFMTFLISVPTGVKFFNWLGTMWRGHMTFETPMTFALGFIVTFLFGGLTGIMLAAPPLDFHVSDTYFVVAHFHYTLFGTLVFASYSGVYFWFPKMTGRMLDEKLGKVHFWLTFVGFNLTFLVQHWLGNEGMPRRYADYLETDGFTTLNMISTVGAFLLGLSVIPFIWNVFKSWRYGEVVTVDDPWGYGNSLEWATSCPPPRHNFTSLPRIRSERPAFELHYPHMVERQRAEAHVGRQL; encoded by the coding sequence ATGACTGCAGTAGCGCCTCGCCCTGATCATGGCGTAGTTGCGCCGGAACGGCCGCAGCCGTTCGGACATGGGCGTAAGGGTAGCTTGGCGTGGGATATGCTGACCACGACCGACCACAAGAAGCTGGGCATCATGTACATCATCATGTCCTTCTCGTTCTTCTTTGTCGGCGGTCTGATGGCCCTGCTTATCCGTGCTGAGCTCTTCCAGCCCGGACTTCAGTTCCTTTCTAACGAGCAGTTCAACCAGATGTTCACCATGCACGGCACGGTGATGCTGCTTCTGTTCGGTACCCCGATCGTCTGGGGTTTTGCTAACTACATCCTTCCGCTGCAGATCGGCGCCCCGGACGTAGCATTCCCGCGTCTGAACTCCTTCGGCTTCTGGCTGACCACCATTGGTGGCATCCTGATGCTGTCGGGCTTCCTCACCCCGGGCGGTGCAGCTGACTTCGGTTGGACCATGTACTCTCCGCTGAGCGACCCGATTCACTCCCCGGGCGTTGGCTCGGACCTGTGGATTGTCGGCGTTGGCGTCGGTGGTGTTGGTACCATCGCCTCGGCCATCAACATGACTACCACCGTGCTGTGCCTCCGCGCACCGGGCCTGACCATGTTCCGTATGCCGATCTTCACCTGGAACATCCTGGTTACCTCGATTCTGGCACTGCTGATCTTCCCGATCCTGACTGCCGCCGCTCTGGGCGTTCTCTACGACCGCAAGCTCGGTGGCCACATCTACGACCCGGCCAACGGTGGCGCCATGCTGTGGCAGCACCTGTTCTGGTTCTTCGGTCACCCGGAGGTCTACGTCCTCCTCCTGCCGTTCGTCGGTATCATCACCGAGGTTATCCCGGTGTTCTCCCGTAAGCCGCTGTTCGGCTACGCAGGTATGGTCTTCGCAACCCTGTCCATCGCTGGCCTGTCCATGGCCGTCTGGGCACACCACATGTTCGTTACCGGTGGCGTTCTGCTTCCGTTCTTCTCGTTCATGACCTTCCTGATTTCGGTCCCGACCGGCGTGAAGTTCTTCAACTGGCTGGGCACCATGTGGCGCGGCCACATGACTTTCGAAACCCCGATGACCTTCGCTCTGGGCTTCATCGTCACCTTCCTGTTCGGTGGTCTGACCGGCATTATGCTGGCTGCCCCGCCGCTGGACTTCCACGTCTCTGACACCTACTTCGTCGTTGCTCACTTCCACTACACCCTGTTCGGCACCCTGGTGTTCGCCTCCTACTCTGGCGTTTACTTCTGGTTCCCGAAGATGACCGGTCGTATGCTCGACGAGAAGCTGGGCAAGGTTCACTTCTGGCTGACCTTCGTCGGCTTCAACCTGACCTTCCTGGTTCAGCACTGGCTCGGTAACGAGGGTATGCCGCGTCGTTACGCTGACTACCTGGAGACCGACGGTTTCACCACCCTCAACATGATCTCCACCGTTGGCGCCTTCCTGCTGGGTCTGTCTGTCATTCCGTTCATCTGGAACGTCTTCAAGTCCTGGCGTTACGGCGAGGTCGTCACCGTCGACGATCCGTGGGGCTACGGCAACTCCCTCGAGTGGGCTACCTCTTGCCCGCCGCCGCGCCACAACTTCACCTCTCTGCCGCGCATCCGCTCCGAGCGCCCGGCGTTCGAGCTGCACTACCCGCACATGGTCGAACGCCAGCGTGCAGAGGCTCACGTTGGTCGCCAGCTCTAA
- the serB gene encoding phosphoserine phosphatase SerB, producing MQEQSNALTSQPSSSHEESVALAPGLVPIVITAFGKDRPGVSATFFRVLSAHGVQVLDVEQSVFRSMLSLGALVGVAEDKVDTLREGLVESLKGHGMSVKFDSASTSQRSSASTHAIVVLGNPVNAEDISRIGQTLADYGANIDTIRGIADYPVTGLELLVSIPNPKPGAGIPLRAALAELAQAQDIDIAIERDGLQRRSKRLICFDVDSTLITGEVIEMLAAHAGREAEVAAVTERAMRGELDFAESLHERVKALAGLPVSVLEEVSNSIELTPGARTTIRTLKRLGYKCGAVSGGFIQILEPLAKELGLDFYKANTLEIEDGKLTGRVVGGVVDRQEKARSLKAFAEQSGLHMHQTVAVGDGANDIDMLSVAGLGIAFNAKPALKEIADTSVNVPFMDSILFMLGISRDEIDIADREDGTYRRVPLEQ from the coding sequence GTGCAAGAACAGTCAAATGCCCTCACCAGTCAGCCGTCTAGTTCCCACGAAGAGTCCGTAGCTCTCGCTCCCGGTCTTGTTCCCATTGTGATTACCGCGTTCGGTAAGGACCGCCCGGGCGTATCCGCAACCTTCTTCCGCGTTTTGTCAGCGCATGGCGTCCAGGTACTCGATGTCGAACAATCCGTTTTTCGCTCGATGCTTTCGCTCGGCGCATTGGTCGGTGTCGCCGAGGATAAGGTCGACACTCTCCGCGAAGGACTAGTCGAGTCCCTCAAGGGACACGGCATGTCGGTCAAGTTTGACTCCGCGTCGACGTCGCAGCGTAGCTCCGCGTCGACCCATGCAATCGTTGTTCTCGGCAACCCGGTCAACGCTGAAGACATTTCCCGAATCGGTCAGACGCTGGCGGACTACGGTGCCAATATCGACACCATCAGGGGTATTGCTGATTACCCGGTCACGGGCCTGGAGCTGTTGGTCTCTATCCCTAACCCGAAGCCGGGCGCCGGCATTCCGCTGCGTGCCGCATTGGCCGAGCTGGCTCAGGCCCAGGACATTGATATCGCAATTGAACGAGACGGTCTGCAGCGCCGTTCCAAGCGACTAATTTGCTTCGACGTCGACTCGACTCTGATCACCGGCGAGGTAATCGAGATGCTCGCCGCACATGCCGGCCGCGAAGCGGAGGTCGCCGCTGTCACCGAGCGTGCGATGCGAGGAGAGCTTGACTTCGCCGAGTCCCTGCACGAGCGCGTAAAGGCGCTGGCCGGCTTGCCCGTGAGTGTTCTGGAGGAGGTTAGCAACTCCATCGAGTTAACTCCGGGCGCTCGCACTACAATCCGTACTCTCAAGCGTCTTGGTTACAAGTGCGGCGCGGTCTCGGGTGGCTTCATCCAGATTCTCGAGCCGCTCGCCAAGGAGCTAGGGTTGGACTTCTACAAGGCGAATACCTTGGAGATTGAGGACGGCAAGCTGACTGGCCGCGTTGTCGGTGGAGTCGTCGATAGGCAAGAGAAGGCCCGCAGCCTGAAGGCATTCGCCGAGCAATCGGGGCTCCACATGCACCAGACCGTCGCGGTCGGCGATGGAGCCAACGATATCGACATGCTCTCGGTTGCTGGCCTGGGCATTGCGTTCAACGCCAAGCCGGCGCTGAAGGAGATTGCCGATACGTCGGTGAACGTCCCGTTCATGGATTCGATTCTGTTCATGCTGGGCATCTCCCGCGATGAGATCGATATCGCCGATCGGGAGGACGGCACTTACCGTCGCGTGCCGCTCGAGCAGTAG
- a CDS encoding peptidyl-tRNA hydrolase, which produces MVNPNDGGEISAPNTGPKTAPDWFRAAHSLLPHPEYRDPGEDEPWAMPIVLEIAKKDKPSRTALLEASAIAVVACCLDPRAADGTSAYREGLVSWYGARIRKLSRRARNVGWDRAQLAPGVTAEVSGARARALVPTPVAEVYPEVAKLQISGTDLPHDESSVATDAGQTVEGMAPTIWVDRDLNMSVGKVAAQVGHGSMLFAATLSVQQAWEWAQNEYALRVREVPREQWPDAESRAVEVRDAGFTEIAPGSVTVAVTLGS; this is translated from the coding sequence GTGGTCAACCCAAATGACGGCGGTGAGATTTCGGCGCCGAACACTGGGCCAAAGACTGCACCAGATTGGTTCCGAGCCGCGCATTCGCTTCTGCCGCACCCAGAGTATCGAGACCCTGGCGAGGACGAGCCTTGGGCCATGCCCATTGTCCTCGAGATTGCGAAAAAGGATAAGCCATCGCGCACGGCCTTGCTGGAGGCATCGGCCATCGCGGTGGTTGCCTGCTGCCTCGACCCGCGAGCGGCTGACGGCACGTCGGCGTACCGAGAAGGTCTGGTGTCCTGGTACGGGGCTCGAATCCGAAAGCTCTCGCGCCGCGCCCGCAATGTGGGCTGGGACCGCGCGCAACTGGCGCCGGGCGTCACCGCCGAAGTTTCCGGAGCCCGTGCCCGCGCCCTCGTCCCCACACCTGTAGCCGAGGTTTACCCAGAGGTGGCCAAGTTACAAATTTCGGGTACAGATCTGCCTCACGACGAATCTTCCGTCGCCACCGATGCGGGGCAGACGGTAGAGGGCATGGCTCCCACCATTTGGGTCGACCGCGATCTGAACATGTCGGTGGGCAAGGTCGCGGCCCAGGTCGGTCACGGGTCGATGCTCTTCGCCGCGACGCTGTCGGTGCAGCAGGCCTGGGAATGGGCTCAAAACGAGTACGCGCTGCGAGTGCGGGAAGTCCCGAGGGAGCAGTGGCCTGACGCAGAGTCGCGGGCGGTGGAGGTCCGCGACGCCGGCTTCACTGAAATCGCGCCAGGCTCGGTCACCGTTGCGGTGACGCTAGGGTCCTAG
- a CDS encoding AMP-binding protein, whose translation MPLTSNLPSLEIPDYSLFDLLFGELDERHENKLAIVDSGSQATFRELKSDIEAFAGALAHRGIKQGDVVALHCPNSTTFAVALHGILRAGATCTTVASLATAEDVEKQIKASGATMMLTTSSIGWAGARGAESAGLPPERIIGLTGLHGMGEMLAEGHTAPDVDVLGDDIAVIPFSSGTTGVPKGVQLTHRNLIANVLQAGAATEEALREDTPAVTVLPFFHIYGLTALLNLCLYRRATQYTMAKFDLLDFLGIIQEHRAKFAFIAPPIAVGLAKHPAVDNYDLSSLETIFSGAASLQLDLASQVEKRLDCVMAQGYGMTESSPAAHIRIGHDSPLDSIGRAVPNTEYKIVDVETEQLLEIDPPREGRSEPGELWIRGPQVMVGYLNNPEATAATLVDGWLRTGDIAELDSHGNVYIVDRFKELIKYKGYQVPPAELESVLLGHPDIADAACSGVIRQSDGEEIPKAYVVVQEGKSLTADEVMEFVAERVAPYKKVRAVEFMDAIPKSATGKILRKDLKAMEAARG comes from the coding sequence ATGCCGCTGACCAGCAACCTGCCATCACTGGAGATTCCGGACTACTCGCTCTTCGATCTGCTCTTCGGAGAGCTCGACGAGCGTCATGAAAACAAGCTGGCCATCGTAGATTCTGGCTCACAGGCCACCTTCCGGGAACTGAAGTCCGACATCGAGGCCTTCGCCGGGGCGCTGGCTCACCGCGGAATTAAGCAGGGCGATGTCGTGGCCCTGCACTGCCCGAACTCCACAACGTTCGCCGTCGCCCTTCACGGAATCCTGCGCGCAGGAGCGACGTGCACCACGGTCGCATCACTCGCCACAGCGGAGGACGTAGAGAAGCAGATTAAGGCATCGGGCGCGACTATGATGCTGACGACCTCGTCGATTGGCTGGGCCGGAGCCCGCGGTGCGGAAAGCGCGGGGCTTCCGCCCGAGCGCATCATCGGACTAACCGGTCTGCACGGCATGGGCGAGATGCTAGCCGAAGGACACACCGCCCCTGACGTCGATGTCCTGGGCGACGACATCGCCGTCATCCCGTTTTCCTCCGGCACCACTGGAGTACCGAAGGGCGTGCAGTTGACCCACCGCAACCTCATCGCGAATGTACTCCAGGCGGGCGCCGCCACCGAGGAAGCGCTCCGCGAGGACACCCCCGCGGTGACCGTGCTGCCCTTCTTCCATATCTACGGGCTGACCGCTCTGCTCAACCTCTGCCTCTACCGCCGCGCGACGCAGTACACGATGGCGAAATTCGACCTGCTGGACTTCCTCGGTATTATCCAGGAACACCGCGCGAAATTCGCCTTCATCGCTCCGCCAATCGCCGTGGGCCTGGCCAAGCATCCTGCGGTGGACAACTACGACTTGTCCTCCCTGGAGACGATCTTCTCCGGCGCTGCGTCCCTACAGCTAGATCTCGCATCGCAGGTCGAGAAGCGCCTCGACTGCGTGATGGCGCAAGGGTACGGCATGACCGAGTCCTCCCCCGCCGCGCATATCCGCATCGGCCACGACAGCCCCCTGGATTCCATCGGTCGCGCCGTCCCAAACACCGAGTACAAAATAGTCGATGTAGAAACCGAGCAGCTCCTCGAAATCGATCCGCCGCGCGAGGGCCGCTCCGAGCCCGGCGAGCTGTGGATCCGAGGCCCCCAGGTCATGGTCGGCTACCTCAATAACCCCGAAGCCACCGCCGCCACGCTTGTCGACGGCTGGCTACGCACCGGCGATATCGCCGAGCTGGACAGCCACGGCAACGTCTATATCGTCGACCGTTTTAAGGAACTGATTAAGTACAAGGGCTACCAGGTCCCACCAGCGGAGCTGGAGTCGGTTCTCCTCGGCCACCCTGACATCGCCGATGCCGCCTGCAGCGGCGTGATTCGCCAGTCCGACGGTGAGGAAATCCCGAAGGCTTACGTGGTGGTTCAGGAGGGCAAGTCCCTAACCGCCGACGAGGTCATGGAATTTGTTGCCGAGCGCGTGGCCCCTTACAAGAAGGTCCGCGCCGTGGAGTTCATGGATGCCATCCCGAAGTCAGCCACCGGCAAGATCCTGCGCAAAGATCTGAAAGCTATGGAGGCCGCGCGGGGCTAG